Proteins encoded by one window of Scatophagus argus isolate fScaArg1 chromosome 4, fScaArg1.pri, whole genome shotgun sequence:
- the LOC124058362 gene encoding uncharacterized protein LOC124058362 isoform X3 yields MLFVSSFCSFTHLPFVAEKFELNKSRGSAVKEKGREVEGEEMSLCLYECLKAVGLQQYYVRFTSVGVCSVVHLSGLTMEDYPILGIRSMEDRTQLFHLVQMVKTLQLESLECHDDDDYDTDDGDKGYAVADSSITFDGCGDPAGDVYDDEDEKGAAVSELNADSFSKPSHVRRRLDFSCENIDHQKLFSHPVSSVYVCASHNRNNEPGQGRGSAIPVQHEIGAGSAVVCSSKDNSNHWLDVHTHQHDHHTGANTKPDSVDRNSFYNSQTRLSPKCASSHKPNPRHSTVASKRFSNKLVGHRDRKGISKKEKFPTEISSNEAPEHMAVATPVYESKTTAGYNYGLPLTLPAPNKNRQSGGQRISVCVRKRPLTHTECRRGEADVVTTPSTECVIVRESKEAVDLTQYILQHRFYFDQVFGEETSNKEVYQKTAYPLVQHMLNGGKATCFAYGQTGAGKTHTMLGSSPGRPGLYALAVQDIFAHLSTTHMRSPLLVYVSFFEIYCGQLYDLLDHRKRLFAREDGQKVVHIAGLRDVRVDSVSSLLEVISHGTEERTQGMSGVNPLSSRSHALLQIQLRGPNQQTAGRMWFVDLAGSERASDTKEPDRRRRMEGAEINQSLLALKECIRSLDQEQSHTPFRQSKLTQVLKDSFVGDSMTCMIANISPGHLATEHTLNTLRYADRVKELRGGGGGFRGGRRDRTVHSPKRSLSNSNSSRGPSSVGTREKGSPKKPKLWRQRQTFGPTTPSSSLATGGEILCSTPKSRKWGEKTSTRARKAIGLEQITPIRGLLGINNKRESRDRASGREGRRRETYGGTDSAGHSTGDQNIGTGMKGGEEGERRWIEQRGQAENSIDACGEGGRLGEGDLQKAHERDKERERHLKRYHQQLQQFTPTSASSSDHHLFSSSTCGSSSSSSNQDSLSSSSCVSASALVYHDFEEFLDAHRASAEVRTGGNRGQLSSFLSEEICVQTETSPCCKKNKDEVGHGDSGGISEDWRVSLKGAEAGFGQVRSKNERMRSLMPTGESKVRVRKGDLRPAGMKQEGERRWAWVATTETEQTNRMTGARPAGVEPQVSCNRDSEVGEEGLDASYVSADGVWSTEEQEGADGYAVVSTHSNDGSNSLFNPPPVESSHQRAPAERPLSPPCEHTNTLLTPSKLSDLSLPRCKASNILPLPMQNAQQGVPSISCGEKEEWFTTKGNKGKVSNAQLSTLSHNNSITWNGCKIPALSLTDNILSENRADKARMSVVTQGETSTDCLSYIMDPLSISLLQVDQQAATDSFLQGEQNNSSICPLENEMNESKVEEGEDIEFHLSLLDLPQAKTHCPPKSDSMTATNHPERKQDVYFATDKHCGIDPMRPHIPEVTLVSLQDQENNQKLQTTPASEVVDNKAPASLLKSTACASKETSAMQSISAPVQHSGNSGSPNPQNLMANGATQMPQEHSHSVHSGLTFSIPNSQSESVLSRLKTLPKQYHTVNSNHSRNSTISLQPSSTTESKSEESTNNLHIRPLIHLSMLEDFYHCQWRVVQAHWEQLEEMENLSRKEGMLLCQQPDMAFGEYVHKLGEIMEKKAQCIHSMIAQLQPHLKTSHSNQPHNQGMDNHD; encoded by the exons ATGCTTTTTGTCAGTTCATTTTGCTCGTTCACGCATTTGCCTTTTGTGGCTGAAAAGTTCGAACTGAATAAG AGCAGGGGGAGTGCTGTaaaggaaaaagggagagaagtGGAAGGGGAGGAAATGTCACTTTGCTTGTATGAGTGTCTGAAAGCAGTTGGGCTGCAGCAATATTATGTCAG GTTTACCTCAGTGGGTGTTTGTTCTGTAGTCCACCTTTCAGGACTGACCATGGAGGACTATCCCATCCTGGGAATCCGTTCTATGGAGGACAGGACTCAACTCTTCCATCTGGTCCAAATGGTCAAAACTCTTCAACTGGAGAGCCTTGAAtgccatgatgatgatgactacGATACTGATGATGGTGATAAAGGCTATGCTGTAGCAGACAGTAGCATTACTTTTGATGGTTGTGGAGACCCTGCTGGAGATGTatatgatgatgaggatgagaaGGGTGCTGCAGTGAGTGAGCTTAATGCAGACAGTTTTTCCAAACCATCACATGTTCGCAGGCGGCTTGATTTCAGTTGCGAAAATATTGATCACCAGAAGCTATTTTCTCATCCAGTGAGTTCTGTTTATGTCTGCGCAAGTCATAATAGAAATAATGAACCAGGTCAGGGCAGAGGATCAGCCATACCCGTGCAGCATGAGATTGGCGCTGGAAGTGCTGTGGTGTGTAGCtccaaagacaacagcaacCACTGGCTGGATGTCCATACTCATCAGCATGATCATCACACAGGCGCAAACACCAAACCAGACAGCGTGGATAGAAATTCTTTTTACAACTCTCAAACCAGATTATCACCAAAGTGTGCTTCATCCCACAAGCCAAACCCCAGGCACTCAACAGTGGCATCAAAGAGGTTCAGTAACAAACTGGTTGGGCACAGAGATAGAAAAGGAATCTCTAAGAAGGAAAAATTCCCTACAGAAATAAGCAGCAATGAGGCTCCTGAGCACATGGCCGTTGCAACACCCGTTTATGAATCAAAGACAACAGCCGGCTACAACTACGGACTGCCACTCACCCTTCCTGCCCCAAACAAAAA caggcAATCAGGAGGGCAGCGgatcagcgtgtgtgtgaggaaaagacctctgacacacacagagtgcaggaGGGGAGAGGCAGATGTTGTGACCACTCCAAGcacagagtgtgtgattgtccGTGAAAGCAAAGAGGCTGTGGATCTCACACAGTACATATTACAG CACAGGTTCTACTTTGACCAGGTTTTTGGGGAGGAGACCTCCAACAAGGAAGTGTATCAAAAAACAGCATATCCTCTGGTGCAGCACATGCTCAATGG AGGCAAAGCCACCTGCTTTGCATATGGCCAGACAGGCGCAGGGAAGACTCACACCATGTTGGGTTCGTCTCCTGGGAGACCGGGATTGTACGCACTGGCAGTCCAGGACATTTTTGCTCACCTCTCCACCACACATATGCGCTCCCCCTTGCTGGTGTATGTCAGTTTTTTTGAAATCTACTGTGGTCAGCTGTATGACCTGTTGGACCACaggaaaag gTTATTTGCCAGGGAAGATGGACAGAAAGTGGTTCACATTGCTGGGCTGCGTGATGTCAGAGTAGACTCAGTTAGTTCACTGCTGGAG GTGATTTCACACGGTACAGAGGAGCGCACACAGGGCATGAGTGGAGTGAATCCACTCTCTTCTCGTTCCCACGCCTTGCTTCAGATACAGCTAAGAGGTCCAAACCAGCAGACAGCCGGAAG aATGTGGTTTGTGGACCTGGCAGGAAGTGAGAGGGCATCAGATACCAAAGAACCCGACAGGCGGAGACGTATGGAGGGAGCCGAGATCAACCAGAGTCTGTTGGCA cttaAAGAATGTATCAGGTCTCTTGACCAAGAGCAGTCGCACACACCTTTCAGACAAAGCAAACTTACTCAG GTTTTGAAGGACTCATTTGTTGGGGACTCAATGACATGTATGATTGCCAACATTTCACCTGGTCACCTCgcaactgaacacacacttaaTACACTGAGATACGCAGATCG GGTAAAGGagttgagaggaggaggaggaggatttcgaggaggaaggagagacaggaCAGTGCACTCCCCCAAACGTAGCCTgtccaacagcaacagcagcaggggACCCAGCAGTGTTGGCACTCGAGAAAAAGGTTCCCCTAAAAAGCCAAAGTtatggagacaaagacagacttttGGCCCCACCACGCCTTCCTCAAGCTTGGCCACAGGAGGTGAAATTCTCTGCTCGACACCCAAGAGCAGAAAATGGGGAGAGAAAACAAGTACAAGAGCAAGAAAGGCGATTGGACTTGAACAAATTACACCAATCAGAGGTTTGCTGGGAATTAACAATAAGAGGGAGAGCAGGGACAGAGCAAGTGGGAGAGAAGGTAGAAGAAGAGAAACGTATGGAGGAACTGACAGTGCTGGTCACTCAACTGGTGATCAAAACATTGGGACAGGGATGAAAGGTGGAGAAGAGGGTGAAAGAAGATGGATAGAACAGAGAGGACAAGCAGAAAATAGTATAGATGCATGTGGTGAAGGAGGAAGACTTGGGGAAGGAGATTTACAAAAGGCTCATGAAAGGGATAAGGAGCGTGAGAGGCATCTGAAACGATAtcaccagcagctgcagcagtttacTCCCACATCTGCTTCTTCATCTGACCATCATCTCTTCTCATCCTCTACATGTgggtcttcttcttcttcctctaatcaggactctctctcttcctcttcctgcgTCTCAGCTTCTGCCCTTGTGTATCATGATTTTGAAGAGTTTTTAGATGCACACAGAGCCAGCGCTGAGGTTAGGACTGGTGGTAACAGAGGACAGTTATCTTCCTTCCTTAGTGAAGAGATTTGCGTACAAACTGAAACCTCTCCCTGCTGCAAGAAAAATAAGGATGAGGTCGGTCATGGTGACTCAGGTGGTATTAGTGAAGATTGGAGGGTGTCTTTGAAAGGAGCAGAGGCAGGATTTGGACAAGTCAGAAGTAAAAATGAGAGGATGAGGTCACTGATGCCAACAGGTGAAAGCAAGGTGAGAGTAAGGAAGGGCGACCTCAGGCCAGCTGGGATGAAACAagaaggggagaggaggtgggCTTGGGTGGCgacaacagagacagaacagacaaacaggatGACAGGTGCAAGGCCAGCTGGTGTAGAGCCACAAGTGTCTTGCAACCGTGATTCAGAAGTGGGCGAGGAGGGACTAGATGCCTCATATGTCTCAGCTGATGGAGTGTGGAGCACTGAGGAGCAAGAAGGAGCTGATGGCTATGCTGTAGTGTCCACCCACAGCAACGATGGCAGCAACAGCCTCTTTAACCCCCCTCCTGTTGAGTCATCCCATCAACGAGCTCCAGCAGAACGGCCCCTTTCCCCACCCTGTGAACATACCAACACGCTCCTGACCCCAAGTAAACTCAGTGATCTCTCACTTCCCAGATGCAAGGCCTCAAACATCCTGCCTCTACCAATGCAAAATGCCCAACAGGGAGTGCCATCGATCAGCTGTGGAGAGAAGGAAGAGTGGTTTACCACTAAGGGCAATAAAGGAAAAGTTTCAAATGCTCAGTTGTCCACACTATCTCACAATAATTCCATAACATGGAATGGATGTAAAATACCTGCTCTGTCCCTTACAGACAACATATTGTCTGAAAATCGAGCTGACAAAGCCAGAATGTCTGTTGTAACTCAAGGAGAGACTTCTACAGATTGTCTTAGCTACATCATGGACCCTCTCAGCATCTCCTTGCTTCAAGTGGACCAACAGGCTGCCACAGACTCGTTCCTGCAGGGGGAACAGAACAACTCCTCAATCTGTCCTCTtgagaatgaaatgaatgaaagcaaAGTTGAAGAGGGCGAGGACATAGAATTTCACCTGTCTCTTTTGGACCTGCCGCAAGCAAAGACCCACTGCCCTCCCAAATCTGACTCCATGACAGCCACTAATCACCCTGAACGAAAACAAGACGTATATTTtgccacagacaaacactgtggaATAG ATCCGATGAGGCCTCATATCCCTGAGGTTACGCTGGTCTCTCTCCAGGACCAGGAAAACAATCAGAAACTACAAACCACACCAGCTAGTGAAGTTGTGGACAACAAAGCCCCTGCATCCCTCCTTAAATCCACTGCATGTGCTTCAAAAGAAACTTCTGCCATGCAGTCAATCTCAGCCCCTGTCCAGCACTCTGGGAACTCTGGTTCACCCAACCCACAAAATCTAATGGCAAATGGTGCCACACAAATGCCACAAGAACACTCACACAGTGTGCACAGTGGACTTACTTTTTCCATTCCAAACTCGCAGTCGGAAAGTGTCCTGAGCCGGCTGAAAACATTGCCAAAGCAGTATCACACAGTAAATTCAAACCATTCCAGGAATTCAACCATCTCACTCCAGCCCAGCAGTACCACAGAATCAAAAAGTGAAGAGAGCACCAACAATCTGCATATTAGACCCCTAATCCATCTGTCGATGCTGGAAGACTTTTATCACTGCCA GTGGCGTGTTGTCCAGGCCCACTGGGAGCAGCTAGAAGAGATGGAAAATTTATCTCGTAAAGAGGGGATGCTTCTGTGCCAGCAACCTGATATG GCATTTGGAGAGTATGTCCACAAGCTGGGGGAGATCATGGAGAAAAAGGCACAGTGTATCCACAGCATGATAGCTCAGCTGCAGCCACATCTTAAAACCAGTCATTCTAACCAACCACACAACCAAGGAATGGATAATCATGATTAA
- the LOC124058362 gene encoding uncharacterized protein LOC124058362 isoform X1, with translation MDSRSGMILSSVLFHKHSNTLCMQDSSATLQLSAGLLHKSKQQLHACVCYIYHICYITEMCDMTALCRLHPEQVSNFSIVLRPVLCLPPQQCSESRGSAVKEKGREVEGEEMSLCLYECLKAVGLQQYYVRFTSVGVCSVVHLSGLTMEDYPILGIRSMEDRTQLFHLVQMVKTLQLESLECHDDDDYDTDDGDKGYAVADSSITFDGCGDPAGDVYDDEDEKGAAVSELNADSFSKPSHVRRRLDFSCENIDHQKLFSHPVSSVYVCASHNRNNEPGQGRGSAIPVQHEIGAGSAVVCSSKDNSNHWLDVHTHQHDHHTGANTKPDSVDRNSFYNSQTRLSPKCASSHKPNPRHSTVASKRFSNKLVGHRDRKGISKKEKFPTEISSNEAPEHMAVATPVYESKTTAGYNYGLPLTLPAPNKNRQSGGQRISVCVRKRPLTHTECRRGEADVVTTPSTECVIVRESKEAVDLTQYILQHRFYFDQVFGEETSNKEVYQKTAYPLVQHMLNGGKATCFAYGQTGAGKTHTMLGSSPGRPGLYALAVQDIFAHLSTTHMRSPLLVYVSFFEIYCGQLYDLLDHRKRLFAREDGQKVVHIAGLRDVRVDSVSSLLEVISHGTEERTQGMSGVNPLSSRSHALLQIQLRGPNQQTAGRMWFVDLAGSERASDTKEPDRRRRMEGAEINQSLLALKECIRSLDQEQSHTPFRQSKLTQVLKDSFVGDSMTCMIANISPGHLATEHTLNTLRYADRVKELRGGGGGFRGGRRDRTVHSPKRSLSNSNSSRGPSSVGTREKGSPKKPKLWRQRQTFGPTTPSSSLATGGEILCSTPKSRKWGEKTSTRARKAIGLEQITPIRGLLGINNKRESRDRASGREGRRRETYGGTDSAGHSTGDQNIGTGMKGGEEGERRWIEQRGQAENSIDACGEGGRLGEGDLQKAHERDKERERHLKRYHQQLQQFTPTSASSSDHHLFSSSTCGSSSSSSNQDSLSSSSCVSASALVYHDFEEFLDAHRASAEVRTGGNRGQLSSFLSEEICVQTETSPCCKKNKDEVGHGDSGGISEDWRVSLKGAEAGFGQVRSKNERMRSLMPTGESKVRVRKGDLRPAGMKQEGERRWAWVATTETEQTNRMTGARPAGVEPQVSCNRDSEVGEEGLDASYVSADGVWSTEEQEGADGYAVVSTHSNDGSNSLFNPPPVESSHQRAPAERPLSPPCEHTNTLLTPSKLSDLSLPRCKASNILPLPMQNAQQGVPSISCGEKEEWFTTKGNKGKVSNAQLSTLSHNNSITWNGCKIPALSLTDNILSENRADKARMSVVTQGETSTDCLSYIMDPLSISLLQVDQQAATDSFLQGEQNNSSICPLENEMNESKVEEGEDIEFHLSLLDLPQAKTHCPPKSDSMTATNHPERKQDVYFATDKHCGIDPMRPHIPEVTLVSLQDQENNQKLQTTPASEVVDNKAPASLLKSTACASKETSAMQSISAPVQHSGNSGSPNPQNLMANGATQMPQEHSHSVHSGLTFSIPNSQSESVLSRLKTLPKQYHTVNSNHSRNSTISLQPSSTTESKSEESTNNLHIRPLIHLSMLEDFYHCQWRVVQAHWEQLEEMENLSRKEGMLLCQQPDMAFGEYVHKLGEIMEKKAQCIHSMIAQLQPHLKTSHSNQPHNQGMDNHD, from the exons ATGGACTCTAGGAGTGGGATGATTTTAAGCAGTGTACTGTTtcataaacacagcaacacCTTATGCATGCAAGATTCAAGTGCCACATTGCAGCTGTCGGCCGGTCTACTGCATAAGTCGAAGCAACAGTTGCATGCCTGTGTCTGCTATATTTATCATATTTGCTACATTACAGAAATGTGTGACATGACTGCACTGTGCCGGCTCCATCCTGAACAAGTGTCAAATTTCAGCATCGTGCTGCGTCCTGTGCTTTGCTTGCCACCACAACAGTGCAGCGAG AGCAGGGGGAGTGCTGTaaaggaaaaagggagagaagtGGAAGGGGAGGAAATGTCACTTTGCTTGTATGAGTGTCTGAAAGCAGTTGGGCTGCAGCAATATTATGTCAG GTTTACCTCAGTGGGTGTTTGTTCTGTAGTCCACCTTTCAGGACTGACCATGGAGGACTATCCCATCCTGGGAATCCGTTCTATGGAGGACAGGACTCAACTCTTCCATCTGGTCCAAATGGTCAAAACTCTTCAACTGGAGAGCCTTGAAtgccatgatgatgatgactacGATACTGATGATGGTGATAAAGGCTATGCTGTAGCAGACAGTAGCATTACTTTTGATGGTTGTGGAGACCCTGCTGGAGATGTatatgatgatgaggatgagaaGGGTGCTGCAGTGAGTGAGCTTAATGCAGACAGTTTTTCCAAACCATCACATGTTCGCAGGCGGCTTGATTTCAGTTGCGAAAATATTGATCACCAGAAGCTATTTTCTCATCCAGTGAGTTCTGTTTATGTCTGCGCAAGTCATAATAGAAATAATGAACCAGGTCAGGGCAGAGGATCAGCCATACCCGTGCAGCATGAGATTGGCGCTGGAAGTGCTGTGGTGTGTAGCtccaaagacaacagcaacCACTGGCTGGATGTCCATACTCATCAGCATGATCATCACACAGGCGCAAACACCAAACCAGACAGCGTGGATAGAAATTCTTTTTACAACTCTCAAACCAGATTATCACCAAAGTGTGCTTCATCCCACAAGCCAAACCCCAGGCACTCAACAGTGGCATCAAAGAGGTTCAGTAACAAACTGGTTGGGCACAGAGATAGAAAAGGAATCTCTAAGAAGGAAAAATTCCCTACAGAAATAAGCAGCAATGAGGCTCCTGAGCACATGGCCGTTGCAACACCCGTTTATGAATCAAAGACAACAGCCGGCTACAACTACGGACTGCCACTCACCCTTCCTGCCCCAAACAAAAA caggcAATCAGGAGGGCAGCGgatcagcgtgtgtgtgaggaaaagacctctgacacacacagagtgcaggaGGGGAGAGGCAGATGTTGTGACCACTCCAAGcacagagtgtgtgattgtccGTGAAAGCAAAGAGGCTGTGGATCTCACACAGTACATATTACAG CACAGGTTCTACTTTGACCAGGTTTTTGGGGAGGAGACCTCCAACAAGGAAGTGTATCAAAAAACAGCATATCCTCTGGTGCAGCACATGCTCAATGG AGGCAAAGCCACCTGCTTTGCATATGGCCAGACAGGCGCAGGGAAGACTCACACCATGTTGGGTTCGTCTCCTGGGAGACCGGGATTGTACGCACTGGCAGTCCAGGACATTTTTGCTCACCTCTCCACCACACATATGCGCTCCCCCTTGCTGGTGTATGTCAGTTTTTTTGAAATCTACTGTGGTCAGCTGTATGACCTGTTGGACCACaggaaaag gTTATTTGCCAGGGAAGATGGACAGAAAGTGGTTCACATTGCTGGGCTGCGTGATGTCAGAGTAGACTCAGTTAGTTCACTGCTGGAG GTGATTTCACACGGTACAGAGGAGCGCACACAGGGCATGAGTGGAGTGAATCCACTCTCTTCTCGTTCCCACGCCTTGCTTCAGATACAGCTAAGAGGTCCAAACCAGCAGACAGCCGGAAG aATGTGGTTTGTGGACCTGGCAGGAAGTGAGAGGGCATCAGATACCAAAGAACCCGACAGGCGGAGACGTATGGAGGGAGCCGAGATCAACCAGAGTCTGTTGGCA cttaAAGAATGTATCAGGTCTCTTGACCAAGAGCAGTCGCACACACCTTTCAGACAAAGCAAACTTACTCAG GTTTTGAAGGACTCATTTGTTGGGGACTCAATGACATGTATGATTGCCAACATTTCACCTGGTCACCTCgcaactgaacacacacttaaTACACTGAGATACGCAGATCG GGTAAAGGagttgagaggaggaggaggaggatttcgaggaggaaggagagacaggaCAGTGCACTCCCCCAAACGTAGCCTgtccaacagcaacagcagcaggggACCCAGCAGTGTTGGCACTCGAGAAAAAGGTTCCCCTAAAAAGCCAAAGTtatggagacaaagacagacttttGGCCCCACCACGCCTTCCTCAAGCTTGGCCACAGGAGGTGAAATTCTCTGCTCGACACCCAAGAGCAGAAAATGGGGAGAGAAAACAAGTACAAGAGCAAGAAAGGCGATTGGACTTGAACAAATTACACCAATCAGAGGTTTGCTGGGAATTAACAATAAGAGGGAGAGCAGGGACAGAGCAAGTGGGAGAGAAGGTAGAAGAAGAGAAACGTATGGAGGAACTGACAGTGCTGGTCACTCAACTGGTGATCAAAACATTGGGACAGGGATGAAAGGTGGAGAAGAGGGTGAAAGAAGATGGATAGAACAGAGAGGACAAGCAGAAAATAGTATAGATGCATGTGGTGAAGGAGGAAGACTTGGGGAAGGAGATTTACAAAAGGCTCATGAAAGGGATAAGGAGCGTGAGAGGCATCTGAAACGATAtcaccagcagctgcagcagtttacTCCCACATCTGCTTCTTCATCTGACCATCATCTCTTCTCATCCTCTACATGTgggtcttcttcttcttcctctaatcaggactctctctcttcctcttcctgcgTCTCAGCTTCTGCCCTTGTGTATCATGATTTTGAAGAGTTTTTAGATGCACACAGAGCCAGCGCTGAGGTTAGGACTGGTGGTAACAGAGGACAGTTATCTTCCTTCCTTAGTGAAGAGATTTGCGTACAAACTGAAACCTCTCCCTGCTGCAAGAAAAATAAGGATGAGGTCGGTCATGGTGACTCAGGTGGTATTAGTGAAGATTGGAGGGTGTCTTTGAAAGGAGCAGAGGCAGGATTTGGACAAGTCAGAAGTAAAAATGAGAGGATGAGGTCACTGATGCCAACAGGTGAAAGCAAGGTGAGAGTAAGGAAGGGCGACCTCAGGCCAGCTGGGATGAAACAagaaggggagaggaggtgggCTTGGGTGGCgacaacagagacagaacagacaaacaggatGACAGGTGCAAGGCCAGCTGGTGTAGAGCCACAAGTGTCTTGCAACCGTGATTCAGAAGTGGGCGAGGAGGGACTAGATGCCTCATATGTCTCAGCTGATGGAGTGTGGAGCACTGAGGAGCAAGAAGGAGCTGATGGCTATGCTGTAGTGTCCACCCACAGCAACGATGGCAGCAACAGCCTCTTTAACCCCCCTCCTGTTGAGTCATCCCATCAACGAGCTCCAGCAGAACGGCCCCTTTCCCCACCCTGTGAACATACCAACACGCTCCTGACCCCAAGTAAACTCAGTGATCTCTCACTTCCCAGATGCAAGGCCTCAAACATCCTGCCTCTACCAATGCAAAATGCCCAACAGGGAGTGCCATCGATCAGCTGTGGAGAGAAGGAAGAGTGGTTTACCACTAAGGGCAATAAAGGAAAAGTTTCAAATGCTCAGTTGTCCACACTATCTCACAATAATTCCATAACATGGAATGGATGTAAAATACCTGCTCTGTCCCTTACAGACAACATATTGTCTGAAAATCGAGCTGACAAAGCCAGAATGTCTGTTGTAACTCAAGGAGAGACTTCTACAGATTGTCTTAGCTACATCATGGACCCTCTCAGCATCTCCTTGCTTCAAGTGGACCAACAGGCTGCCACAGACTCGTTCCTGCAGGGGGAACAGAACAACTCCTCAATCTGTCCTCTtgagaatgaaatgaatgaaagcaaAGTTGAAGAGGGCGAGGACATAGAATTTCACCTGTCTCTTTTGGACCTGCCGCAAGCAAAGACCCACTGCCCTCCCAAATCTGACTCCATGACAGCCACTAATCACCCTGAACGAAAACAAGACGTATATTTtgccacagacaaacactgtggaATAG ATCCGATGAGGCCTCATATCCCTGAGGTTACGCTGGTCTCTCTCCAGGACCAGGAAAACAATCAGAAACTACAAACCACACCAGCTAGTGAAGTTGTGGACAACAAAGCCCCTGCATCCCTCCTTAAATCCACTGCATGTGCTTCAAAAGAAACTTCTGCCATGCAGTCAATCTCAGCCCCTGTCCAGCACTCTGGGAACTCTGGTTCACCCAACCCACAAAATCTAATGGCAAATGGTGCCACACAAATGCCACAAGAACACTCACACAGTGTGCACAGTGGACTTACTTTTTCCATTCCAAACTCGCAGTCGGAAAGTGTCCTGAGCCGGCTGAAAACATTGCCAAAGCAGTATCACACAGTAAATTCAAACCATTCCAGGAATTCAACCATCTCACTCCAGCCCAGCAGTACCACAGAATCAAAAAGTGAAGAGAGCACCAACAATCTGCATATTAGACCCCTAATCCATCTGTCGATGCTGGAAGACTTTTATCACTGCCA GTGGCGTGTTGTCCAGGCCCACTGGGAGCAGCTAGAAGAGATGGAAAATTTATCTCGTAAAGAGGGGATGCTTCTGTGCCAGCAACCTGATATG GCATTTGGAGAGTATGTCCACAAGCTGGGGGAGATCATGGAGAAAAAGGCACAGTGTATCCACAGCATGATAGCTCAGCTGCAGCCACATCTTAAAACCAGTCATTCTAACCAACCACACAACCAAGGAATGGATAATCATGATTAA